Proteins co-encoded in one Bremerella sp. TYQ1 genomic window:
- a CDS encoding alpha-amylase family glycosyl hydrolase, producing the protein MSRNGQPDQVQTEAEISLKRLLPRLDAFWSEDDVESGLARQFTQRLVSEWPRLFRLLFTLYHGRYDFFYHLEEIMFTAARGWKDRSPELREQDDHRSNDPTWFQSEHMVGGALYVDLFSENLSKLRECIPYFKDLGLTYVHLMPLFAVRPGDNDGGYAISNYRSVDPRLGTIDDLRLLADEFRKADICLCLDFVFNHTSDDHFWAQHAQAGDVEYQQYYYCFPDRTVPDQYERTLREIFPTVRRGNFTWHDGMQKWVWTTFNSFQWDLNYHNPAVFRAMLEEMIFIANTGVDILRLDAVAFIWKQMGTNCENLPEAHLLIQAFNCLAGIAAPGLVFKSEAIVHPDEVVKYIDEDECQISYNPTLMALLWESLATRSTRLLKKSLSHRHRLPHGTSWVNYLRCHDDIGWTFDDEDAAQLGINGYDHRQFLNNFYTGQFPGSFARGVPFQHNPTTGDMRISGTLASLAGLEQAIEFHDPKLIEMSVRRMCLLYGITLSIGGIPLLYLGEEWGMLNDYDFVKDPAKAGDTRWIHRPKMKWEYLNNFKQEVDEQNGTIRGKIFRSIQRLISLRKNLPSLAGQQMELVPVDNPHVLGFIRHFEGNRTLILANFTEEEQRVPANNIRTGGLGRFFQDLISEQEIATHDDLIMQPYGLLWLERI; encoded by the coding sequence ATGAGTAGGAATGGACAGCCTGACCAAGTGCAAACCGAAGCGGAGATTTCGCTCAAGCGACTTCTACCGCGGCTGGATGCGTTCTGGTCGGAAGACGACGTCGAAAGCGGACTAGCGCGGCAGTTCACGCAGCGTTTAGTTAGCGAGTGGCCTCGGTTGTTCCGTCTGCTCTTTACGCTGTACCACGGCCGATACGATTTCTTCTATCACCTGGAGGAAATCATGTTTACCGCAGCACGAGGATGGAAGGACCGAAGTCCTGAGCTGCGCGAACAGGATGACCATCGGTCTAACGACCCGACATGGTTTCAGTCGGAACATATGGTGGGTGGTGCGCTGTATGTGGATCTCTTTTCCGAGAACCTCAGCAAACTGCGCGAGTGCATTCCCTATTTCAAAGACTTGGGGCTCACCTACGTCCACTTGATGCCTCTGTTTGCGGTTCGGCCTGGCGATAACGACGGCGGATATGCCATCAGTAACTATCGCAGCGTCGACCCACGGCTGGGGACGATCGATGACTTGCGGCTGTTAGCCGACGAGTTCCGCAAAGCAGATATCTGTCTGTGTCTCGACTTTGTGTTCAATCACACGTCGGACGACCACTTCTGGGCACAGCATGCCCAAGCGGGCGATGTCGAGTATCAGCAGTATTATTACTGCTTCCCCGATCGCACCGTTCCGGATCAATACGAGCGAACCCTCCGAGAGATTTTTCCCACCGTCCGCCGCGGAAATTTCACCTGGCACGACGGGATGCAGAAGTGGGTTTGGACGACGTTCAACAGTTTCCAGTGGGATTTGAACTATCACAATCCGGCCGTTTTCCGAGCGATGCTGGAAGAAATGATCTTCATCGCCAATACGGGCGTCGATATCTTGCGTCTCGATGCGGTGGCATTCATTTGGAAGCAGATGGGCACCAACTGCGAGAACCTGCCGGAAGCGCATCTGCTGATTCAAGCGTTCAATTGTCTCGCTGGAATCGCCGCGCCAGGGCTTGTGTTCAAATCGGAAGCGATCGTCCATCCGGACGAGGTGGTCAAATACATCGATGAAGATGAGTGCCAGATCTCGTACAACCCGACACTGATGGCGTTGTTGTGGGAATCGCTGGCTACGCGAAGCACGCGGCTGCTAAAGAAATCGCTCAGTCATCGACATCGCCTCCCGCACGGGACTTCGTGGGTTAACTACCTGCGATGCCACGACGATATCGGGTGGACATTCGATGATGAAGATGCGGCCCAATTGGGGATCAACGGCTACGATCATCGACAATTCTTGAACAACTTTTACACCGGGCAGTTCCCAGGCTCGTTTGCACGAGGTGTTCCGTTTCAGCACAATCCCACGACGGGAGATATGCGGATCTCAGGCACGCTGGCGTCGCTCGCCGGGCTTGAGCAGGCGATCGAATTTCATGACCCCAAGCTGATCGAAATGTCGGTCCGGCGGATGTGCCTACTGTATGGCATTACGCTTAGCATCGGCGGCATTCCGCTACTGTATCTCGGCGAAGAGTGGGGGATGCTGAACGACTACGATTTCGTAAAGGATCCTGCCAAAGCGGGCGATACCCGCTGGATTCATCGTCCGAAGATGAAGTGGGAATATTTGAACAATTTTAAGCAAGAGGTTGATGAACAGAACGGGACGATTCGCGGGAAGATTTTCCGTTCGATTCAGCGACTTATCTCGCTGCGGAAGAATTTGCCTTCGTTGGCTGGGCAGCAAATGGAGCTTGTTCCCGTCGATAACCCACACGTTTTGGGCTTTATTCGGCACTTCGAGGGAAATCGAACTCTCATTCTTGCCAATTTCACCGAGGAAGAGCAGCGCGTTCCGGCCAACAACATCCGCACCGGCGGTCTGGGACGTTTCTTCCAAGATCTGATCTCCGAGCAGGAAATTGCCACGCATGACGATCTGATCATGCAGCCGTACGGTCTTCTATGGCTGGAAAGAATTTAA
- a CDS encoding DUF2126 domain-containing protein: protein MAILTALHHSTKYKYDRKIGVGAQTIRLRPAPHCRTPIHSYSLRINPQPHFLNWQQDPHGNFAARVVFPEPVDHFTVDVDLIAEMTVINPFDFFLEPDAEDFPITYQEPLKTDLAPFLEKEPHGPLLTEYLDGVDVTPRRIVDFLVDINQRLQNDIAYTVRMEHGVQTPEETLEKRLGSCRDSAWLLVQMLRHFGLAARFASGYICQLTPDIKSLDGPSGPEQDFTDLHAWTEVFLPGAGWVGLDPTSGLFAGEGHIPLACTPSPLTAAPVSGTHEKCEVEFDFEMKVTRFHEDPRVTKPYTDDEWEDIQALGHEVDKHLDRVGIKMTMGGEPTFVSIDDMEGDEWNTAAVGPTKRGMADKLMRKLFKRFGEGGFLHYGQGKWYPGESLPRWAFRCYWRHDGEPIWRDPTLLAEDGMNYGHDTDLAMQFMQKLAEQLGVEPNHANYAYEDAFYYTWMERRLPVNVDIHDSKLEDKEERERIAKVFEQGLTSPVGVVLPVRYLWWAAQPCWESGEWVVRSDELFLIPGDSAMGLRLPLKSLVYETEDQSAALFPLDPMAESTPLPSYAEFMARRTPAMVGGDSGKPWSMKTSGGDDYRSPSRPQGMSGQSLVSDGFFGPGDWSDNGGPNPLNQLVRTALCVEPRNGCLHVFMPPVDRMEGYLELITAVENVATELQAPVIIEGYLPPHDDRVNHLSVTPDPGVIEVNVHPANNWQELVDITTGVYEDAHHTRLGTEKFNRDGTHTGTGGGNHVVLGGPTPAESPFLQRPDILRSLIAYWHNHPSLSYLFSGNFIGPTSQAPRVDEGRRDAIYELKIAFEQIPDKGQFSPWLVDRVFRNLLVDITGNTHRAEFCIDKLFSPDNASGRRGLLEFRAFEMPPHARMSLTQQLLLRALMARFAESPYKAPLVDWDTSLHDRFMLPHFNYQDFEDVIQETQDAGFRLEPYWFLPHFEFKFPKIGEFSHRGVQVELRKAIEPWYVLGEEAGQGFTARYVDSSLERMQVKVRGAIAERHILMCNGRRIPLHPTGTEQEFVAGVRYRAWQPPSCLHPTIPVDEPLTIDLYDGWFQRSLGGCRYHVGHPGGNNPEAFPVNAFEAESRRGTRFEKMGHTPGYVELPPDESSREFPFTLDLRRGKTKHL from the coding sequence ATGGCGATCCTGACGGCGTTACATCATTCGACTAAGTACAAGTACGATCGCAAGATCGGTGTGGGTGCCCAAACCATTCGCCTGCGGCCGGCTCCGCATTGCCGCACCCCCATCCACAGTTACTCGCTGCGAATCAATCCGCAGCCCCACTTTCTTAACTGGCAACAAGACCCTCACGGCAACTTTGCCGCTCGCGTTGTCTTCCCAGAACCGGTCGATCACTTCACGGTCGACGTCGACTTGATCGCCGAAATGACGGTGATTAACCCGTTCGACTTCTTTTTGGAGCCCGACGCGGAAGACTTCCCGATCACCTACCAAGAGCCCCTGAAGACCGACCTGGCTCCGTTCCTGGAAAAGGAACCGCACGGCCCGCTGCTGACCGAATACCTGGATGGCGTCGATGTGACCCCGCGGCGTATCGTCGACTTCCTGGTCGATATCAACCAGCGTCTTCAAAATGATATCGCCTACACCGTGCGTATGGAGCACGGTGTTCAGACGCCAGAAGAAACCTTGGAGAAGCGACTCGGTTCGTGTCGCGACTCGGCGTGGCTTTTGGTTCAGATGCTGCGTCACTTCGGTCTCGCGGCCCGCTTCGCATCCGGCTACATCTGCCAATTGACGCCAGACATCAAGTCGCTCGATGGCCCTTCCGGTCCCGAGCAGGACTTTACCGACCTGCACGCGTGGACGGAAGTCTTCCTGCCGGGGGCAGGCTGGGTTGGGCTCGATCCAACGTCTGGTTTGTTCGCCGGAGAAGGGCACATTCCGCTTGCGTGTACCCCGTCGCCACTGACGGCTGCTCCGGTTTCGGGGACACATGAAAAGTGCGAAGTCGAGTTCGACTTCGAGATGAAAGTCACCCGTTTCCACGAAGACCCACGGGTTACGAAGCCTTACACCGATGACGAGTGGGAAGATATTCAGGCCTTAGGACACGAGGTCGACAAACATCTCGATCGTGTCGGCATCAAGATGACGATGGGGGGCGAACCAACGTTCGTTTCCATCGACGACATGGAAGGGGACGAGTGGAACACGGCGGCTGTCGGTCCAACCAAGCGAGGTATGGCCGACAAGCTGATGCGGAAGCTATTCAAACGTTTCGGCGAAGGGGGCTTCCTGCACTACGGACAAGGGAAGTGGTACCCCGGTGAATCGCTTCCACGCTGGGCCTTCCGATGCTATTGGCGACACGACGGCGAGCCGATTTGGAGAGACCCGACGCTGTTGGCCGAAGATGGGATGAACTACGGCCACGATACCGATCTGGCGATGCAGTTCATGCAGAAACTCGCCGAACAGCTTGGCGTCGAACCAAACCATGCGAATTACGCCTACGAAGACGCGTTCTATTACACATGGATGGAACGTCGCCTGCCGGTGAATGTCGACATTCATGATTCCAAGCTGGAAGACAAAGAAGAACGCGAACGCATTGCCAAAGTGTTCGAGCAAGGGCTCACCTCGCCGGTCGGTGTTGTGCTGCCGGTTCGTTACCTCTGGTGGGCCGCACAGCCTTGCTGGGAAAGTGGCGAATGGGTCGTCCGAAGCGACGAATTGTTCCTTATCCCCGGCGACTCCGCGATGGGTTTGCGGTTGCCGTTGAAATCGCTTGTCTACGAAACCGAAGACCAGTCAGCGGCACTGTTCCCATTGGATCCGATGGCTGAATCAACGCCGTTGCCATCGTATGCCGAGTTCATGGCGCGGCGGACGCCTGCGATGGTTGGAGGAGACTCCGGCAAGCCATGGTCGATGAAGACGTCCGGAGGGGACGACTATCGAAGTCCTTCGCGTCCTCAAGGAATGAGCGGTCAAAGTCTCGTATCGGATGGGTTCTTCGGGCCTGGCGATTGGAGTGACAATGGCGGGCCGAACCCGTTGAATCAACTCGTTCGCACGGCACTATGTGTTGAACCGCGGAACGGCTGTCTGCATGTCTTCATGCCTCCGGTCGATCGCATGGAAGGCTACTTAGAGTTGATCACGGCGGTTGAAAACGTCGCGACGGAATTGCAGGCTCCCGTCATTATCGAAGGTTACCTGCCTCCGCACGATGATCGTGTGAATCATTTGAGCGTGACCCCAGACCCTGGCGTCATCGAAGTGAATGTCCATCCAGCCAACAATTGGCAGGAATTGGTCGACATCACCACAGGCGTTTATGAAGACGCTCATCACACGCGTCTGGGGACTGAAAAGTTCAACCGCGATGGGACTCACACCGGAACCGGCGGTGGGAACCATGTCGTGCTGGGGGGACCGACACCAGCGGAAAGCCCCTTCCTGCAGCGACCTGATATTCTGCGTAGCTTGATCGCGTATTGGCACAATCATCCGTCGCTGTCGTATTTGTTCAGCGGCAACTTTATCGGCCCAACAAGTCAGGCCCCGCGCGTTGACGAAGGGCGTCGCGATGCCATCTATGAACTGAAGATCGCCTTCGAGCAGATCCCCGATAAGGGGCAGTTTTCGCCATGGTTGGTCGACCGGGTTTTCCGCAACTTGCTGGTGGATATCACCGGGAACACCCACCGTGCTGAATTCTGTATCGACAAGCTTTTCTCGCCAGACAATGCCTCCGGTCGCCGCGGCTTGTTGGAGTTCCGAGCGTTCGAGATGCCGCCGCACGCCCGAATGAGTCTTACGCAGCAGCTGCTACTGCGAGCTTTAATGGCTCGCTTTGCGGAAAGCCCTTATAAGGCGCCTTTGGTCGATTGGGACACCAGTCTGCACGATCGATTCATGTTGCCGCACTTTAATTATCAAGATTTTGAGGACGTCATCCAAGAAACTCAGGATGCCGGATTCCGCCTGGAACCGTATTGGTTCCTCCCTCACTTTGAGTTCAAATTTCCCAAGATTGGGGAGTTCTCGCACCGAGGTGTCCAGGTCGAACTGCGAAAAGCAATCGAGCCGTGGTACGTTCTCGGAGAAGAAGCAGGGCAAGGATTTACGGCCCGTTACGTCGACTCGTCGCTGGAACGGATGCAGGTCAAAGTCCGCGGTGCGATCGCCGAACGTCACATCCTGATGTGCAACGGACGTCGTATTCCACTGCATCCGACGGGAACCGAGCAGGAGTTTGTTGCTGGCGTCCGCTACCGAGCCTGGCAGCCGCCCAGCTGTTTGCATCCGACCATTCCAGTTGACGAACCGTTGACGATTGATTTGTACGATGGGTGGTTCCAAAGAAGCTTGGGTGGATGCCGCTATCATGTGGGGCATCCGGGGGGGAATAATCCAGAAGCATTCCCAGTGAATGCGTTCGAGGCCGAGTCGCGGCGAGGTACAAGATTCGAGAAAATGGGGCACACGCCCGGTTATGTCGAACTCCCGCCGGACGAGTCCTCGCGCGAATTCCCCTTCACGCTCGATTTGAGACGGGGTAAAACGAAGCATCTGTAA
- a CDS encoding circularly permuted type 2 ATP-grasp protein, translated as MTRIPAQNDASADLFTPYKPIPDIYDELNDGTQIRPHWQSFVSGMREIGAGEFQRRWQQMQKVLQRTGLAYVGAGVGSPEQDRRARPWELDPLPVLIPSSEWDHVSQGLKQRGKLMQLILQDLYGPQDLLRSGILPEEVLFRHPGYYRCFHGQNPPGNNFLYFYAADLSRSPDGSWWVQGDRSESPSGSGFALENRIIQSRMTPSLFRKENVQRLAGYFMKVKEAVLRACSRVTNPRVVILSNGAENPNYFEDAYLARYLGYTLVEPADLAVRGNRVMLKTLGGLLPVDVIIRRPNSDQCDPLEISHCAGGVPELLQVCRMKNVVILNPLGSGIVESPIFMTFMPQLCQHLLGEPLILPGVATWRCGESDSLGYVIDNIDKLLIKPAYRNRGTRTPIYRVQKEGDREKLIRMIQADPDMFVAQEQVVRSTSPVYSKKSLTPAHIALRSFAVLGQNEFETMPGGLVRLSGELQPLESSLQVGERSKDAWVLSSAPIARVSLLTQPEHGVELKRTGGELPSRIAENLFWLGRNLERADVTARILRTTISRLTSEEQLDEMPEVRILIRTMAEMGIIETSYGVDEMRAQLPPIERNLAANIFDEQNSMSLRSIVTQIFRLTSRSRDRVSADSWRVLHRVDQGFQAPSSGYWDLSDCLALLDDLILDLAAFSGIISESITRTQVYHFLDMGRRMERATQSSRLMRNCLVLPAGDLTAILEALLEISDSLITYRSRYLEEMHLGAVLDLLVTDETNPRSIARQLAQLLDHVNDLPNIADHAGYTVEQRLAMSLLHEVRMFDVTRVRAPGALSAGESLHLLLQEIEVLLPKLSDVVTQRYLVHSMPQSHLVEIRP; from the coding sequence GTGACCAGAATTCCCGCACAAAACGATGCGTCCGCCGACCTGTTTACTCCGTATAAGCCGATTCCCGACATATACGATGAGCTGAACGACGGTACGCAAATACGTCCCCATTGGCAAAGTTTCGTCAGTGGGATGCGAGAAATCGGAGCCGGCGAATTTCAACGTCGCTGGCAGCAAATGCAGAAAGTTCTTCAACGTACGGGGCTTGCCTACGTGGGCGCCGGCGTTGGAAGCCCTGAGCAAGACCGTCGGGCTCGGCCGTGGGAGCTTGATCCGCTGCCGGTGTTAATTCCCAGCAGCGAGTGGGACCATGTCTCGCAAGGGCTCAAGCAACGCGGCAAGCTGATGCAGCTGATCTTGCAAGATCTATACGGTCCGCAAGATTTGCTGCGAAGTGGAATCCTGCCCGAAGAAGTCCTGTTCCGGCATCCTGGCTATTACCGCTGCTTTCATGGTCAGAATCCGCCGGGCAATAACTTCCTTTACTTCTATGCAGCCGACTTGTCGCGCTCGCCCGATGGAAGTTGGTGGGTGCAAGGGGATCGTAGCGAGTCCCCATCGGGTAGCGGCTTTGCGCTGGAAAACCGAATCATTCAGTCCCGCATGACGCCGAGCCTTTTTCGGAAGGAAAACGTTCAGCGTTTGGCTGGCTATTTCATGAAAGTGAAAGAGGCTGTCCTAAGGGCATGCTCTCGTGTCACGAATCCTCGTGTTGTCATCCTTAGCAATGGAGCGGAGAATCCAAACTATTTCGAGGATGCGTACCTGGCACGTTATCTCGGTTACACACTCGTTGAACCGGCCGACTTGGCGGTACGCGGCAACCGAGTGATGCTCAAGACGCTGGGTGGGCTTTTGCCGGTCGATGTCATCATTCGCCGGCCGAACAGCGATCAATGCGACCCGCTCGAGATAAGCCACTGTGCCGGCGGGGTTCCGGAACTGCTGCAAGTCTGCCGCATGAAGAATGTCGTCATTCTCAATCCGCTCGGATCCGGGATTGTCGAGTCGCCGATTTTTATGACGTTCATGCCGCAGCTTTGCCAACACTTGCTTGGCGAGCCACTCATTTTGCCAGGCGTGGCCACATGGCGATGCGGCGAGTCCGACTCGCTCGGTTACGTTATCGACAACATCGACAAGCTTCTGATCAAGCCGGCGTATCGAAACCGGGGCACACGCACGCCCATTTACCGCGTGCAAAAAGAAGGGGATCGCGAAAAACTCATTCGCATGATCCAAGCCGACCCCGACATGTTCGTCGCACAGGAACAAGTCGTTCGTTCTACGAGCCCGGTCTATTCCAAGAAGTCGCTTACGCCGGCACACATCGCACTTCGATCGTTTGCCGTCTTAGGGCAAAACGAATTCGAGACCATGCCAGGCGGACTCGTTCGACTAAGTGGCGAACTACAACCGTTGGAGTCGTCGCTGCAAGTGGGGGAACGCAGCAAGGATGCTTGGGTTCTTTCTTCGGCTCCGATTGCGCGTGTTAGTCTGCTGACTCAGCCGGAACATGGGGTTGAACTCAAACGAACCGGTGGAGAACTGCCCAGCCGCATCGCTGAGAACTTGTTCTGGTTGGGGCGAAACCTGGAACGAGCCGATGTCACCGCGAGAATCTTGCGAACGACCATTTCACGACTGACGAGTGAAGAGCAGCTGGATGAGATGCCGGAGGTGCGGATCTTGATTCGTACGATGGCCGAGATGGGAATTATCGAGACCAGCTATGGTGTCGACGAGATGCGAGCCCAATTGCCGCCGATCGAACGTAACCTGGCGGCGAACATCTTCGACGAACAGAATTCAATGAGTTTGCGTTCGATCGTGACGCAAATCTTCCGTTTGACGTCCCGCAGTCGCGACCGCGTTTCCGCCGATAGTTGGCGAGTACTGCACCGCGTCGATCAAGGATTTCAGGCACCCAGCAGTGGTTACTGGGATCTGTCCGATTGTCTGGCACTGTTGGACGATCTGATCCTTGACCTCGCGGCGTTTTCCGGGATCATTTCCGAAAGCATCACGCGAACTCAGGTCTACCACTTCCTGGACATGGGGCGTCGTATGGAGCGAGCCACGCAAAGTTCGCGGTTGATGCGGAACTGTTTGGTGCTACCGGCCGGCGATTTGACGGCCATACTAGAGGCTCTTTTAGAGATTTCCGATAGCTTGATCACGTATCGCTCGCGTTACCTGGAAGAAATGCATCTGGGGGCGGTGCTCGATTTGTTGGTCACCGACGAAACCAATCCCCGTTCAATTGCACGCCAACTGGCTCAGCTTTTGGATCACGTGAATGATCTGCCTAACATTGCCGACCATGCCGGGTACACCGTCGAGCAGCGTCTGGCGATGTCGCTTCTGCATGAGGTGCGAATGTTCGACGTGACACGCGTTCGAGCTCCTGGTGCCCTTTCTGCCGGCGAATCGTTGCACTTGCTACTTCAGGAAATTGAGGTTCTGCTTCCCAAGCTATCGGATGTGGTGACGCAGCGTTACCTGGTTCATTCGATGCCTCAGTCTCACCTGGTCGAGATACGCCCCTAG
- a CDS encoding transglutaminase family protein, producing the protein MSKRLLTVRYQVQHKTAYRYSEPASVAHNLLHLRVPTTHRQSVEDFALLVEPKPRSVVSRTDYFGNQVHYFALSEPHDGMTITSTSRVTIKPPTSVTNSPAWEELAALGKQREFPLEVRQFLYPSRHIRFLPILTEYGKAAFTRGRPIVEAAMDLTSRIFTDYKYDSSATNIQTPLEEVVRQRHGVCQDFAHVGIGSLRALGLPARYVSGYLRTQPPPGKPRLVGADASHAWFSVFCGQELGWIDFDPTNKVMVGTDHITLAHGRDFEDVSPIQGVVMGGGTRSMQVGVDVMPLDPKTDKPSSNGSGGSQQQNQN; encoded by the coding sequence TTGTCAAAGCGACTGCTGACTGTGCGATACCAAGTTCAACATAAGACGGCCTATCGATATTCCGAACCTGCTTCGGTCGCTCACAATTTATTGCATTTGCGAGTACCGACGACACATCGGCAAAGCGTGGAAGACTTTGCCCTGTTGGTCGAGCCGAAGCCGCGATCGGTCGTTTCGCGAACCGATTACTTTGGCAATCAGGTGCATTACTTTGCACTGAGCGAGCCACATGATGGAATGACCATCACGTCGACCAGCCGGGTAACGATCAAGCCACCTACATCGGTGACGAATTCGCCAGCCTGGGAAGAGCTGGCAGCATTAGGCAAGCAGCGAGAATTTCCGCTGGAGGTTCGGCAGTTCTTGTACCCTTCGCGGCACATACGATTTCTTCCGATCCTTACCGAATATGGCAAAGCGGCGTTCACACGTGGTCGTCCGATCGTCGAAGCGGCGATGGATCTTACGTCGCGGATTTTTACCGACTATAAGTACGACTCCTCGGCAACTAATATTCAAACGCCTTTGGAAGAGGTCGTTCGCCAGCGTCACGGAGTCTGCCAAGACTTTGCCCATGTTGGCATTGGCTCGCTGAGAGCCTTGGGGCTTCCGGCTCGATATGTCAGTGGTTACTTGAGAACGCAACCGCCTCCTGGTAAGCCGCGACTTGTCGGGGCCGACGCATCGCATGCGTGGTTTTCGGTGTTCTGCGGACAAGAGCTCGGCTGGATCGACTTCGATCCGACGAACAAAGTGATGGTCGGTACCGATCACATCACGTTGGCACATGGTCGCGACTTCGAGGACGTTTCGCCCATCCAAGGAGTGGTGATGGGTGGGGGGACCCGTTCAATGCAGGTCGGCGTCGACGTAATGCCGCTCGATCCTAAGACCGATAAGCCATCTTCCAATGGAAGTGGCGGATCGCAGCAACAGAACCAGAACTAA
- a CDS encoding alpha-E domain-containing protein, with protein sequence MLSRVADSIYWTSRYIERAEAVARFIAVNLNISMDLSTAGNQQWLPLVTTTGDDEGFKETYGESSKRNVIEFLTFDRNNPNSILSCLIKARENARSIRERISAEMWEHINRFYLMVKDVGDAEGILDDLPDFYEAVRNSGQQFVGVTDATMTHGEGWHFCQLGRFLERADKMSRILDVKYYILLPSPQHVGSPFDDLQWAALLRSASAYEMYRQRFGRIVPQNVVDFLMLDKEFPRAVLHCLTHANESLHAITGSDIEGFTNLPEQRLGQLRAEFAFTSANDIIARGLHEFIDDFQQRLNLVGESIGTTFFSLQAA encoded by the coding sequence ATGTTAAGTCGCGTTGCCGACTCCATCTATTGGACCAGCCGTTACATTGAACGCGCTGAGGCCGTTGCTCGTTTCATCGCCGTCAACTTGAACATCAGCATGGACCTGTCGACGGCAGGAAACCAGCAATGGTTGCCGTTGGTCACCACCACTGGGGATGACGAAGGGTTCAAAGAAACCTACGGCGAATCCAGCAAACGGAATGTGATCGAGTTCCTGACGTTTGATCGCAATAACCCGAATTCCATTCTTTCGTGCTTGATCAAAGCACGCGAGAACGCCCGCAGTATCCGCGAACGCATCTCGGCCGAAATGTGGGAGCACATCAACCGCTTCTACCTGATGGTCAAAGATGTCGGCGATGCCGAAGGTATTCTGGATGACCTGCCGGACTTCTACGAAGCAGTCCGCAACTCCGGTCAGCAGTTTGTGGGCGTGACCGACGCCACCATGACTCACGGCGAAGGATGGCACTTCTGTCAGCTCGGACGTTTCCTCGAACGTGCCGATAAGATGTCGCGCATCCTCGATGTGAAGTATTACATCTTGCTGCCCAGTCCTCAGCATGTCGGAAGCCCGTTCGACGATCTTCAGTGGGCTGCCCTGCTCCGCTCAGCAAGTGCGTATGAAATGTATCGTCAGCGTTTTGGCCGGATCGTGCCGCAAAACGTGGTCGACTTCTTGATGCTCGACAAAGAGTTCCCCCGAGCTGTGCTGCACTGCCTGACACATGCGAACGAATCGCTGCATGCCATCACAGGCAGCGATATCGAAGGGTTCACCAACTTGCCGGAACAGCGACTCGGACAGTTGCGAGCAGAATTCGCATTCACCAGTGCGAACGATATTATCGCCCGAGGGTTGCACGAATTCATCGACGATTTCCAGCAGCGGCTGAATCTCGTTGGCGAATCGATCGGCACGACATTCTTCAGTCTGCAAGCGGCGTAA